A region of Homo sapiens chromosome X, GRCh38.p14 Primary Assembly DNA encodes the following proteins:
- the ASB12 gene encoding ankyrin repeat and SOCS box protein 12, whose translation MRIVLQLAKMNLMDITKIFSLLQPDKEEEDTDTEEKQALNQAVYDNDSYTLDQLLRQERYKRFINSRSGWGVPGTPLRLAASYGHLSCLQVLLAHGADVDSLDVKAQTPLFTAVSHGHLDCVRVLLEAGASPGGSIYNNCSPVLTAARDGAVAILQELLDHGAEANVKAKLPVWASNIASCSGPLYLAAVYGHLDCFRLLLLHGADPDYNCTDQGLLARVPRPRTLLEICLHHNCEPEYIQLLIDFGANIYLPSLSLDLTSQDDKGIALLLQARATPRSLLSQVRLVVRRALCQAGQPQAINQLDIPPMLISYLKHQL comes from the exons ATGAGAATAGTTCTCCAATTAGCCAAGATGAACCTCATGGACATCACCAAGATCTTCTCCCTCCTGCAGCCcgacaaggaggaggaggacactGACACAGAGGAGAAGCAGGCTCTCAATCAAGCAGTGTATGACAACGACTCCTATACTTTGGACCAGCTTTTGCGCCAGGAGCGTTACAAACGTTTCATCAACAGCAGGAGTGGCTGGGGTGTTCCTGGGACACCCTTGCGCTTGGCTGCTTCTTATGGCCACTTGAGCTGTTTGCAAGTCCTCTTAGCCCATGGTGCTGATGTTGACAGCTTGGATGTCAAGGCACAGACGCCACTTTTCACTGCTGTCAGTCATGGCCATCTGGACTGTGTACGTGTGCTTTTGGAAGCTGGTGCCTCTCCTGGTGGTAGCATCTACAACAACTGTTCTCCCGTGCTCACAGCTGCCCGTGATGGTGCTGTTGCTATCCTGCAGGAGCTCCTAGACCATGGTGCAGAGGCCAACGTCAAAGCTAAACTACCAGTCTGGGCATCAAACATAGCTTCATGTTCTGGCCCCCTCTATTTGGCCGCAGTCTACGGGCACCTGGACTGTTTCCGCCTGCTTTTGCTCCACGGGGCAGACCCTGACTACAACTGCACTGACCAGGGCCTATTGGCTCGTGTCCCAAGACCCCGCACCCTCCTTGAAATCTGCCTCCATCATAATTGTGAGCCAGAGTATATCCAGCTGTTAATCGATTTTGGTGCTAATATCTAccttccatctctctcccttGACCTGACCTCACAAGATGATAAAGGCATTGCATTGCTGCTACAGGCCCGAG CCACTCCACGGTCACTTCTATCACAGGTCCGTTTAGTCGTCCGCAGAGCCTTGTGCCAGGCTGGCCAGCCACAAGCCATCAACCAGCTGGATATTCCTCCCATGTTGATTAGCTACCTAAAACACCAACTGTAA